In Streptomyces seoulensis, the following are encoded in one genomic region:
- a CDS encoding NAD(P)-dependent malic enzyme — protein MAAEIVNPRSDSGAGPEGGAEPLDSFDPAFALHRGGKMAVRATVPIRDTEDLSLAYTPGVARVCTAIAETPELVNDYTWKSSVVAVVTDGTAVLGLGDIGPEASLPVMEGKAILFKQFGGVDAVPIALDCTGVDEIVETVVRLAPSFGGVNLEDISAPRCFEIERRLQERLDIPVFHDDQHGTAVVTLAALRNAARLSGREIGQLRVVISGAGAAGVAIARMLIEAGIGDVAVADRKGVVSADRTDLTDVKRELASFTNKAKLTGTLEDALAGADVFVGVSGGTVSEEAVASMAKGAFVFAMANPNPEVHPEVAHKYAAVVATGRSDFPNQINNVLAFPGIFAGALQVRASRITEGMKIAAAEALAAVVGDDLSADYVIPSPFDERVAPAVTAAVAAAARAEGVARR, from the coding sequence GTGGCAGCGGAGATCGTCAATCCTCGCAGCGACAGCGGTGCCGGACCGGAGGGCGGGGCCGAGCCCCTGGACTCCTTCGACCCCGCTTTCGCGCTGCACCGCGGCGGCAAGATGGCCGTGCGGGCCACCGTGCCGATCCGGGACACGGAAGACCTTTCCCTCGCGTACACCCCCGGCGTCGCGCGCGTGTGCACCGCGATCGCGGAAACGCCGGAGCTGGTCAACGACTACACCTGGAAGTCCTCGGTCGTCGCCGTCGTCACCGACGGCACGGCCGTGCTCGGTCTCGGGGACATCGGTCCCGAGGCGTCCCTCCCCGTGATGGAGGGCAAGGCGATCCTGTTCAAGCAGTTCGGCGGGGTCGACGCGGTGCCGATCGCCCTCGACTGCACCGGCGTCGACGAGATCGTGGAGACCGTCGTCCGGCTCGCCCCCTCCTTCGGCGGGGTGAACCTGGAGGACATCTCCGCGCCGCGCTGCTTCGAGATCGAGCGGCGCCTCCAGGAGCGGCTGGACATCCCGGTCTTCCACGACGACCAGCACGGCACCGCCGTCGTCACGCTGGCCGCGCTGCGCAACGCGGCCCGGCTCAGCGGACGCGAGATCGGGCAGCTCCGGGTCGTCATCTCCGGGGCGGGGGCGGCCGGCGTCGCCATCGCCCGGATGCTGATCGAGGCCGGCATCGGGGACGTCGCGGTCGCGGACCGCAAGGGCGTCGTCTCCGCCGACCGGACCGACCTGACCGACGTCAAGCGGGAGTTGGCCTCCTTCACCAACAAGGCGAAGCTCACCGGCACGCTGGAGGACGCGCTGGCCGGCGCCGACGTGTTCGTCGGCGTCTCCGGTGGCACCGTCTCCGAGGAGGCGGTCGCCTCCATGGCGAAGGGCGCCTTCGTCTTCGCCATGGCCAACCCGAACCCCGAGGTGCACCCGGAGGTCGCGCACAAGTACGCGGCCGTCGTCGCCACCGGGCGCTCGGACTTCCCCAACCAGATCAACAACGTGCTCGCCTTCCCCGGCATCTTCGCCGGTGCGCTCCAGGTGCGGGCCTCCCGGATCACCGAGGGTATGAAGATCGCCGCCGCCGAGGCGCTCGCCGCCGTCGTCGGCGACGACCTCTCCGCCGACTACGTGATCCCCTCGCCGTTCGACGAGCGCGTCGCCCCTGCGGTCACGGCCGCCGTCGCGGCCGCGGCCCGAGCGGAGGGCGTCGCCCGGCGCTGA
- a CDS encoding zinc-binding dehydrogenase, translating to MFAAYATRIDRDQPLSGLELGERPAPEARPGWSTVDVRAASLNHHDLWSLRGVGLPEERLPMILGCDAAGIDEDGNEVVLHSVIGQSGHGVGPREPRSILTERYQGTFAEQVAVPTWNVLPKPKELSFAEAACLPTAWLTAYRMLFTNAGVRPGDSVLVQGAGGGVATAAIVLGRAAGLRVFATSRDEAKRKRALELGAVEALEPGARLPQRVDAVIETVGAATWSHSIKSLRPGGTVVISGATSGDRPSHAELTRIFFLELKVVGSTMGTKDELEDLLAFCATTGVRPVIDEILPLDRAREGFERLESGEQFGKIVLSNS from the coding sequence ATGTTCGCCGCCTATGCCACCCGGATCGACCGTGATCAGCCGCTCTCCGGCCTGGAGTTGGGGGAGCGTCCGGCCCCCGAGGCCCGGCCGGGCTGGAGCACCGTCGACGTCCGCGCCGCCTCCCTCAACCACCATGACCTCTGGTCCCTGCGGGGCGTCGGCCTGCCCGAGGAACGGCTGCCGATGATCCTCGGCTGTGACGCCGCCGGGATCGACGAGGACGGCAACGAGGTCGTCCTGCACTCCGTCATCGGCCAGAGCGGTCACGGGGTCGGCCCCCGCGAACCCCGCTCCATCCTCACCGAGCGCTACCAGGGCACCTTCGCCGAGCAGGTCGCCGTCCCCACCTGGAACGTGCTGCCCAAGCCGAAGGAACTCTCCTTCGCCGAGGCCGCCTGTCTGCCCACCGCCTGGCTGACCGCGTACCGGATGCTGTTCACCAACGCCGGGGTACGGCCCGGTGACTCGGTGCTGGTGCAGGGTGCGGGCGGAGGTGTCGCCACGGCCGCGATCGTGCTCGGCCGGGCGGCAGGGCTGCGGGTCTTCGCGACCAGCCGGGACGAGGCCAAGCGGAAGCGGGCGCTGGAACTGGGCGCCGTCGAGGCCCTGGAGCCGGGGGCGCGGCTGCCGCAGCGGGTGGACGCCGTCATCGAGACCGTGGGCGCCGCGACCTGGTCGCACTCCATCAAGTCCCTGCGTCCCGGCGGCACCGTGGTGATCTCCGGCGCCACCAGCGGCGACCGGCCCTCGCACGCCGAACTGACCCGGATCTTCTTCCTCGAACTCAAGGTCGTCGGCTCGACCATGGGCACCAAGGACGAGCTGGAGGACCTGCTCGCCTTCTGCGCCACGACCGGCGTACGTCCCGTCATCGACGAGATCCTCCCGCTGGACCGCGCCCGCGAGGGCTTCGAACGGCTGGAGTCCGGCGAGCAGTTCGGGAAGATCGTGCTCAGCAACTCCTGA
- a CDS encoding helix-turn-helix domain-containing protein yields MTDATDLAQRAGDRDPRVGLRAVAALRRLLEQLEAVQVRGARNQGWSWQEIAAELGVSRQAVHKKYGRQ; encoded by the coding sequence ATGACGGATGCAACGGATCTCGCCCAGCGGGCCGGTGACCGCGATCCGCGGGTCGGGCTGCGGGCCGTGGCCGCACTGCGCAGGCTGCTGGAGCAGCTGGAGGCGGTGCAGGTGCGCGGGGCGCGCAATCAGGGCTGGTCGTGGCAGGAGATCGCCGCCGAGCTGGGTGTCAGCAGGCAGGCCGTGCACAAGAAATACGGGAGGCAGTGA
- a CDS encoding Clp protease N-terminal domain-containing protein — translation MFERFTKDARDVVQGAVAHAERAGVRSIGAEHLLLALLDREGSRASFAFAALGLAERKDSVREALAETRRRAGLTRADTDALAGLGIDVTEIVARVEEAHGAGALSGDRRDTGGWPGRRTFEQDAKDVLEGALRAAVGRRDRRIGDEHLLLALTVRPGVPAEVLADHGVTQESLLRVLYGEGTAQAG, via the coding sequence ATGTTCGAACGCTTCACCAAGGACGCCCGTGACGTCGTCCAGGGCGCGGTCGCCCACGCGGAACGGGCGGGCGTACGGTCCATCGGCGCCGAACACCTGCTGCTCGCCCTCCTCGACCGTGAGGGCAGCCGGGCCTCTTTCGCCTTCGCCGCCCTCGGCCTCGCCGAACGCAAGGACTCCGTGCGCGAGGCGCTGGCCGAGACGCGGCGCCGGGCGGGGCTGACCCGCGCGGACACGGACGCCCTCGCCGGACTCGGCATCGACGTCACGGAGATCGTCGCCAGGGTCGAGGAGGCCCACGGCGCCGGTGCCCTGTCCGGCGACCGCCGGGACACGGGCGGCTGGCCGGGCCGCCGGACCTTCGAGCAGGACGCCAAGGACGTGCTGGAGGGGGCGCTGCGCGCCGCCGTCGGCCGCCGTGACCGGCGCATCGGCGACGAGCACCTCCTGCTCGCCCTCACCGTGCGGCCCGGGGTCCCCGCCGAGGTGCTCGCCGACCACGGCGTGACCCAGGAGTCGCTGCTGCGGGTCCTGTACGGCGAGGGGACCGCCCAGGCGGGCTGA
- a CDS encoding PadR family transcriptional regulator codes for MPPVFAHGRLRLYLLKLLDEAPRHGYEVIRLLEERFQGLYAPSAGTVYPRLAKLEAEGLVTHTTEGGRKVYSITDAGRAELADRSGELADLEMEIGESVAELAAEIKADVRGAAGDLRREMRAAASRTGSGKAGSTGPGTHDEPGARGDSEAWRTAKEEMRRAKQEWKEQARRAKDESRRAREEAQAARRQAQEAQSRANAQAQEEMRRLAGRVQERVQDHFTRGDWPTGVREGLTELAREFGNFGDFGKEHTRRSGTTGAGGAKAEPGPEYSETPPDFPMEYTPAWTHEPPTGEPARDLDRLLDRFRDDVRDAARDHGVTETQLADVRRHLSTAAAHIGAILNGPKV; via the coding sequence ATGCCCCCCGTCTTCGCCCACGGCCGCCTCCGCCTGTACCTCCTCAAGCTCCTCGACGAGGCCCCGCGCCACGGCTACGAGGTGATCCGGCTCCTGGAGGAGCGCTTCCAGGGCCTGTACGCCCCCTCGGCCGGCACGGTCTACCCGCGCCTGGCCAAGCTGGAGGCCGAGGGCCTGGTCACCCACACCACCGAGGGCGGCCGCAAGGTCTACTCGATCACCGACGCGGGCCGGGCCGAACTGGCCGACCGCAGCGGTGAACTGGCCGACCTGGAGATGGAGATCGGCGAGTCCGTCGCGGAACTCGCCGCCGAGATCAAGGCCGACGTCCGGGGCGCGGCGGGAGACCTCCGGCGCGAGATGCGCGCGGCCGCCTCCCGTACCGGCTCCGGCAAGGCGGGCAGCACCGGTCCGGGCACTCACGACGAGCCGGGCGCCCGGGGCGACTCCGAGGCGTGGCGGACCGCCAAGGAGGAGATGCGCCGCGCCAAGCAGGAGTGGAAGGAGCAGGCTCGGCGCGCCAAGGACGAGAGCCGCCGCGCCCGCGAGGAGGCGCAAGCGGCCCGGCGCCAGGCCCAGGAGGCGCAGTCGCGGGCCAACGCCCAGGCCCAGGAGGAGATGCGGCGCCTGGCGGGCCGGGTCCAGGAGCGGGTGCAGGACCACTTCACCCGGGGCGACTGGCCGACCGGGGTCCGCGAGGGCCTGACCGAACTGGCGCGGGAGTTCGGCAACTTCGGCGACTTCGGCAAGGAGCACACCCGGCGGAGCGGCACGACGGGTGCCGGAGGCGCCAAGGCCGAGCCCGGCCCGGAGTACTCCGAGACCCCGCCGGACTTCCCGATGGAGTACACGCCGGCCTGGACCCACGAGCCCCCCACCGGCGAACCGGCCCGCGACCTGGACCGCCTGCTGGACCGCTTCCGGGACGACGTCCGGGACGCGGCCCGCGACCACGGCGTCACCGAGACCCAGCTCGCGGACGTCCGCCGCCATCTGTCGACGGCGGCGGCCCACATCGGAGCGATACTCAACGGCCCGAAGGTCTGA
- a CDS encoding DUF4097 family beta strand repeat-containing protein, whose amino-acid sequence MSEWTVAEPQKLSFDAPVTELHVRVVNGTVNVVGTEESSARLEISDIEGPPLIVTHRHGTLTVAYEDLPWKGFLKWLDRDGWRRSAVVTLAVPASTHVEVGVVGAAAVVSGVRGPSVVKGVTGDTTLVGVSGPVRADTVSGSVEAQAVSGDLRFKSVSGDLTVVEGTGPSVRADSVSGSMIIDLDPEGPTDVRLTSVSGEIAIRLPHPGDTDVEANTASGSISNAFDGLRVQGQWGAHKITGRLGSGSGKLRATTVSGSIALLRRPAEEDDDSAWESGPASASPTDGTTDKKVL is encoded by the coding sequence GTGTCCGAGTGGACCGTCGCCGAACCCCAGAAGCTGAGCTTCGACGCCCCCGTGACCGAGCTGCACGTCCGCGTGGTCAACGGCACGGTGAACGTCGTGGGCACCGAGGAGAGTTCCGCCCGGCTGGAGATCTCGGACATCGAGGGCCCACCCCTGATCGTCACGCACCGGCACGGCACCCTGACGGTGGCGTACGAGGACCTGCCCTGGAAGGGCTTCCTGAAGTGGCTGGACCGTGACGGCTGGCGCCGCAGCGCGGTGGTCACGCTGGCCGTCCCCGCGAGCACCCACGTCGAGGTGGGCGTCGTGGGCGCCGCCGCGGTGGTCTCCGGGGTGCGGGGTCCGTCCGTGGTGAAGGGGGTCACCGGCGACACCACCCTGGTCGGCGTCTCCGGCCCGGTCCGCGCGGACACCGTCTCGGGCAGCGTGGAGGCCCAGGCCGTCAGCGGCGACCTGCGGTTCAAGTCGGTCTCCGGCGACCTGACGGTGGTCGAGGGCACGGGCCCCTCGGTGCGCGCCGACTCGGTCAGCGGCTCCATGATCATCGACCTGGACCCGGAGGGCCCCACCGACGTACGGCTGACCAGCGTCTCCGGCGAGATCGCCATACGGCTCCCGCACCCGGGCGACACCGACGTGGAGGCGAACACCGCGAGCGGCTCGATCTCCAACGCCTTCGACGGCCTGCGCGTCCAGGGCCAGTGGGGCGCCCACAAGATCACCGGCCGCCTCGGCTCGGGCAGCGGCAAGCTCCGGGCCACCACCGTCTCCGGCTCGATCGCCCTGCTGCGCCGCCCGGCCGAGGAGGACGACGACAGCGCCTGGGAGTCCGGCCCCGCCTCCGCCTCCCCCACGGACGGCACGACCGACAAGAAGGTGCTCTGA
- a CDS encoding DUF6104 family protein translates to MYFTDRGIEELEKRRGEEEVTFEWLAEQLRTFVDLNPDFEVPVERLATWLARLDDEDDE, encoded by the coding sequence ATGTACTTCACCGACCGAGGCATCGAAGAACTGGAGAAGCGGCGCGGCGAGGAAGAGGTCACCTTCGAGTGGCTCGCCGAGCAGCTGCGTACGTTCGTCGACCTGAACCCCGACTTCGAGGTCCCGGTGGAGCGCCTGGCCACCTGGCTGGCGCGGCTGGACGACGAGGACGACGAGTAG